From a single bacterium genomic region:
- a CDS encoding DUF433 domain-containing protein, translating into MPRGQPFSIRLADETLREVRALGRLLDRPASRVASILIEEGLRQRRCPGIVFTDGPTGRRATVAGTGVDVWEVVRVLGVCAGDVEAVVQTLPQLSRRQVDAALHYYSCYPREIDDRLALEKRVEEEIALRHPAG; encoded by the coding sequence ATGCCAAGGGGCCAACCCTTCAGCATACGGCTCGCGGATGAAACCCTCAGGGAGGTCAGGGCTCTTGGCAGACTCCTGGACCGTCCTGCGAGCAGGGTGGCTTCCATCCTGATCGAAGAAGGCCTTCGCCAGCGGCGGTGCCCGGGTATCGTCTTCACGGACGGCCCCACCGGCCGGCGTGCGACCGTGGCAGGGACCGGGGTTGATGTATGGGAGGTAGTCCGGGTCTTGGGGGTCTGTGCCGGGGACGTCGAGGCAGTGGTGCAGACGCTGCCCCAGTTGTCGCGGCGTCAGGTCGACGCGGCCCTGCACTACTACAGCTGCTACCCGCGGGAGATAGATGACCGCCTCGCGCTCGAGAAGAGGGTCGAGGAAGAGATAGCCCTTCGGCATCCCGCGGGCTAG